A window of the Azospirillum brasilense genome harbors these coding sequences:
- the pth gene encoding aminoacyl-tRNA hydrolase, translating into MLLLVGLGNPGAEYARNRHNIGFMAVEEIARRHGFGPWRKRFQGQTAEGTIGGEKVIALEPLTFMNLSGQSVTAAVQFFKLKPEDVVVIHDELDLPPGKIRVKKGGGHGGHNGLRSIDAHLGKEYWRIRLGIGHPGDKDRVSGYVLHDFAKAEQSWLDPLIDAVADAFPLVVKGQAENFMNKVTLATAPAK; encoded by the coding sequence ATGCTGCTGCTGGTGGGATTGGGCAACCCTGGCGCCGAATACGCGCGCAACCGGCACAACATCGGCTTCATGGCGGTGGAGGAGATCGCCCGCCGCCACGGCTTCGGCCCCTGGCGCAAGCGCTTTCAAGGCCAGACCGCCGAGGGCACGATCGGCGGCGAGAAGGTGATCGCGCTGGAGCCGCTGACCTTCATGAACCTGTCCGGCCAATCGGTCACCGCGGCCGTCCAGTTCTTCAAGCTGAAGCCCGAGGACGTCGTCGTCATCCATGACGAGCTGGACCTCCCGCCCGGCAAGATCCGGGTGAAGAAGGGCGGAGGGCATGGCGGGCACAACGGCCTGCGCTCCATCGACGCGCATCTCGGCAAGGAATACTGGCGCATCCGCCTGGGCATCGGGCATCCGGGCGACAAGGACCGGGTCAGTGGCTATGTGCTGCACGACTTCGCCAAGGCCGAGCAGAGCTGGCTCGACCCGCTGATCGACGCCGTCGCCGACGCCTTCCCGCTGGTCGTCAAGGGGCAGGCGGAGAACTTCATGAACAAGGTCACCCTGGCGACCGCACCCGCCAAGTAA
- a CDS encoding class I SAM-dependent methyltransferase produces the protein MSDAAPDSLAHHLARRILMDGPLSVAAFMAEALGHPRFGYYMRQDPFGVSGDFTTAPEISQMFGELAGLWCVDTWARLGGPAPVHLVELGPGRGTLMQDALRAAALVPAFREAAQVHLVETSPTLRGRQKETLAGLPVAWHDRLEDVPEGPTLILANEFFDALPIRQVQKTNHGWFERLIDLDPAASADTPRFRFVLEAFGSAGARLIPPALRDAPEGSVVEVSPASQAVARLIGERLATHPGAALVIDYGYRGGPAVGDTLQALRRHAYAPVLDAPGEADLTAHVDFAAIAAAARDGGAEGFGPVDQGDWLARLGIQPRAAALKRSATAKQAADIDSALARLIAPDQMGTLFKVLALASPGLGPPAGFESPDLAS, from the coding sequence ATGAGTGATGCCGCCCCGGACAGCCTCGCCCACCACCTCGCCCGCCGCATCCTGATGGACGGGCCGCTGTCGGTTGCCGCCTTCATGGCGGAGGCGCTGGGGCATCCGCGCTTCGGCTATTACATGCGCCAGGACCCCTTCGGCGTGTCGGGCGACTTCACCACCGCCCCGGAAATCAGCCAGATGTTCGGCGAGCTGGCCGGGCTGTGGTGCGTCGACACCTGGGCGCGGCTGGGCGGCCCCGCCCCCGTCCATCTGGTGGAGCTGGGGCCGGGCCGCGGCACGCTGATGCAGGACGCCCTGCGCGCCGCCGCGCTCGTCCCCGCCTTCCGCGAGGCCGCCCAGGTCCATCTCGTCGAGACCAGCCCGACGCTGCGCGGCCGCCAGAAGGAAACCCTGGCCGGCCTTCCGGTCGCTTGGCACGACCGGCTGGAGGACGTGCCCGAAGGCCCGACCCTGATCCTCGCCAACGAGTTCTTCGACGCGCTGCCCATCCGTCAGGTCCAGAAGACCAACCATGGCTGGTTCGAGCGGCTGATCGACCTCGACCCCGCCGCATCCGCCGACACGCCCCGCTTCCGCTTCGTCCTGGAGGCCTTCGGCAGCGCCGGCGCCCGGCTGATCCCGCCTGCCCTGCGCGACGCGCCGGAGGGCAGCGTGGTCGAGGTTTCCCCGGCGTCTCAGGCGGTGGCCCGGCTGATCGGGGAGCGTCTGGCGACCCATCCCGGCGCGGCGCTGGTCATCGACTACGGCTACCGCGGCGGACCGGCGGTCGGCGACACGCTCCAGGCGCTGCGCCGCCACGCCTACGCCCCGGTGCTGGACGCGCCGGGCGAGGCCGACCTGACCGCCCATGTGGACTTCGCCGCCATCGCCGCCGCCGCGCGCGACGGCGGGGCGGAGGGCTTCGGGCCGGTGGATCAGGGCGACTGGCTGGCCCGGCTGGGCATCCAGCCGCGCGCCGCCGCGCTGAAGCGCAGCGCCACGGCCAAGCAGGCCGCGGACATCGACTCCGCATTGGCCCGCTTGATCGCGCCCGACCAAATGGGCACCCTCTTCAAGGTTCTGGCCCTCGCCTCCCCCGGCCTCGGGCCTCCGGCGGGCTTTGAAAGCCCGGATTTGGCATCCTAA
- a CDS encoding long-chain-fatty-acid--CoA ligase: MGDAARTLPDQSWTLGYPPDVDWNAPIPVKPLTALLEDAAARFAERPFLDFMGKRSTYAEVARMVDRAARGFQAIGVGKGVRVGLFLPNTPYFVICYFAILKAGGTVVNFNPLYAERELHHQITDSGVELMVTLDLTVLYGKMARMLAESGLKRLVICPMADILPFPKNWLFPIVKRGELARIPADDRHLSFRRLVANDGVPKPVAIDPAEDVAVLQYTGGTTGVPKGAMLTHANLYANTEQCSLWFVGARQGEERMLGVLPFFHVFAMTVVMNFSIRIGAEIVMLPRFELDQVMETIHARKPTLFPAVPTIYTAINHHRHLEKYDLSSIRYCLSGGAPLPVEVKEAFERNTGCVLVEGYGLSESSPVATANPITGLNKAGSIGLPLPGTLIEIVSLEEPRRVLPVGEKGEVCIRGPQVMKGYWNKPSETALTLVDGRLHTGDVGYMDEDGYTHIVDRIKDMILCSGFNVYPRNVEEAIYLHPAVAECVVAGLPDEYRGQTVKAYIRVDDGKTLTREELIDFLKDKLSPIEMPKAVEFRGELPKTMIGKLSRKALLDEEEERRKGA, encoded by the coding sequence ATGGGGGATGCGGCCCGTACACTACCGGACCAGAGCTGGACCCTGGGCTACCCACCCGATGTGGACTGGAACGCGCCGATTCCGGTGAAACCGCTGACCGCGCTGCTGGAAGACGCGGCGGCCCGTTTCGCCGAGCGTCCCTTCCTGGACTTCATGGGCAAGCGCTCGACCTACGCGGAGGTGGCGCGGATGGTGGACCGGGCCGCCCGCGGCTTCCAGGCGATCGGCGTCGGCAAGGGCGTGCGCGTCGGGCTGTTCCTGCCCAACACGCCTTATTTCGTGATCTGCTACTTCGCGATCCTGAAGGCCGGCGGGACGGTGGTGAACTTCAACCCCCTCTACGCCGAGCGGGAGCTGCACCACCAGATCACCGACAGCGGCGTCGAGCTGATGGTCACGCTCGACCTCACGGTGCTTTATGGCAAGATGGCGCGGATGCTCGCCGAATCGGGGCTGAAGCGGCTGGTGATCTGCCCGATGGCCGACATCCTGCCCTTCCCCAAGAACTGGCTGTTCCCTATCGTCAAGCGGGGGGAGCTGGCGCGCATCCCCGCGGACGACCGCCACCTGTCCTTCCGCCGGCTCGTCGCCAACGACGGCGTCCCGAAGCCGGTCGCCATCGACCCGGCGGAGGACGTGGCTGTGCTGCAATACACCGGCGGGACCACCGGCGTGCCCAAGGGCGCCATGCTGACCCACGCCAACCTCTACGCCAACACCGAGCAGTGCAGCCTGTGGTTCGTCGGCGCGCGGCAGGGGGAGGAGCGGATGCTGGGCGTTTTGCCCTTCTTCCACGTCTTCGCCATGACGGTGGTGATGAACTTCAGCATCCGCATCGGGGCGGAGATCGTGATGCTGCCCCGCTTCGAGCTGGATCAGGTGATGGAGACCATCCACGCCAGGAAGCCGACGCTGTTCCCGGCGGTGCCGACCATCTACACGGCGATCAACCACCACAGGCATCTGGAGAAATACGACCTCTCCTCGATCCGCTACTGCCTGTCGGGCGGCGCCCCCTTGCCGGTGGAGGTCAAGGAGGCGTTCGAGCGGAACACCGGCTGCGTCCTGGTGGAGGGCTACGGCCTGTCCGAATCCTCCCCCGTTGCCACCGCGAATCCGATAACCGGGCTGAACAAGGCCGGCTCCATCGGCCTGCCCCTGCCCGGCACGCTGATCGAGATCGTCAGCCTGGAGGAGCCGCGCCGCGTCCTGCCCGTCGGCGAGAAGGGCGAGGTGTGCATCCGCGGCCCGCAGGTGATGAAGGGCTATTGGAACAAGCCGTCCGAAACGGCGCTGACCCTGGTGGACGGGCGCCTGCACACCGGCGACGTCGGCTACATGGACGAGGACGGCTACACCCACATCGTCGACCGCATCAAGGACATGATCCTGTGCAGCGGCTTCAACGTCTACCCGCGCAACGTGGAGGAGGCGATCTACCTGCACCCCGCCGTCGCGGAATGCGTGGTCGCCGGGCTGCCCGACGAGTACCGCGGCCAGACGGTGAAGGCCTACATCCGCGTCGACGACGGCAAGACCCTGACGCGGGAGGAGCTGATCGACTTCCTCAAGGACAAGCTCTCCCCCATCGAGATGCCCAAGGCGGTCGAGTTCCGCGGTGAGCTGCCCAAGACGATGATCGGCAAGCTGTCGCGCAAGGCCCTGCTGGACGAGGAGGAGGAGCGGCGGAAGGGCGCATGA
- a CDS encoding ribose-phosphate pyrophosphokinase, translating into MKVLAGNSNRPLAEAISTCLGVPLTKASIRRFSDMEVFVEILENVRGEDVFVVQSTSFPANDNLMELLVTIDALRRGSARRITAVLPYYGYARQDRKTGPRTPISAKLVANLITQAGANRVLTMDLHAGQIQGFFDIPTDNLMAAPVFEKDIRATFEDIGEVTMVSPDVGGVVRARSLAKRLDADLAIIDKRRERAGVSEVMNIIGDVKNRRCILLDDIVDSGGTLCNAAVALMDAGAKSVHAYCTHGVLSGGAVARVAVSPLEQLVTTDSIQATEAVRVSRNIRQLTIAPLLADAITRISEERSVSSLFS; encoded by the coding sequence ATGAAGGTGCTTGCCGGCAACAGCAACCGTCCGCTGGCCGAGGCCATCTCCACCTGTCTCGGCGTGCCGCTGACCAAAGCGAGCATCCGCCGTTTTTCGGACATGGAGGTGTTCGTCGAAATCCTGGAGAACGTGCGCGGCGAAGACGTGTTCGTGGTCCAGTCGACGTCGTTCCCGGCCAATGACAACCTGATGGAGCTGCTGGTCACCATCGACGCCCTGCGTCGCGGGTCGGCCCGGCGCATCACGGCGGTCCTCCCCTACTACGGCTATGCGCGCCAGGATCGCAAGACCGGCCCGCGCACGCCGATCTCGGCCAAGCTGGTCGCCAACCTGATCACCCAGGCCGGCGCCAACCGCGTGCTGACCATGGACCTGCATGCGGGCCAGATCCAGGGTTTCTTCGACATCCCGACCGACAACCTGATGGCCGCCCCGGTGTTCGAGAAGGACATCCGTGCGACCTTCGAGGACATCGGCGAGGTGACGATGGTGTCGCCCGACGTCGGCGGCGTGGTGCGCGCCCGCTCGCTGGCCAAGCGGCTGGACGCCGATCTCGCCATTATCGACAAGCGGCGTGAGCGCGCCGGCGTGTCGGAGGTGATGAACATCATCGGCGACGTCAAGAACCGCCGCTGCATCCTGCTCGACGACATCGTGGATTCGGGCGGCACACTGTGCAACGCCGCGGTCGCCCTGATGGACGCCGGTGCGAAGTCGGTCCACGCCTATTGCACCCACGGCGTCCTTTCCGGCGGTGCGGTGGCCCGCGTCGCCGTGTCGCCGCTGGAGCAGCTGGTCACCACCGACAGCATCCAGGCGACCGAGGCCGTGCGCGTGTCCCGCAACATCCGCCAGCTCACCATCGCCCCGCTGCTGGCCGACGCGATCACCCGCATCAGCGAGGAGCGTTCGGTGTCGAGCCTGTTCTCGTAA
- a CDS encoding 50S ribosomal protein L25/general stress protein Ctc, which translates to MTQIVPLSAEARDRAGKGTARQTRRDGRIPAVIYGGKQAPIMISLEKFAFTRVLNQAGFFTHLFDVTVDGATHRVLPRDVQFHPVTDVPLHVDFLRVSAETRTTVQVPVEFVDQEKSPGLKRGGVLNIVRHELDVTVSAGNIPEQITISCEGYDVGDSIHISSVKLPEGVASTITDRDFTIATIVAPSGLKSEEAEGTEAAAS; encoded by the coding sequence ATGACGCAGATCGTTCCGCTCAGCGCCGAAGCGCGCGACCGGGCCGGCAAGGGGACCGCCCGCCAGACCCGTCGTGATGGCCGTATCCCGGCCGTGATCTACGGTGGCAAGCAGGCCCCCATCATGATTTCGCTGGAGAAGTTCGCGTTCACCCGCGTTCTGAACCAGGCGGGCTTCTTCACGCACCTGTTCGACGTCACCGTCGATGGCGCCACCCACCGGGTCCTGCCGCGCGACGTGCAGTTCCATCCGGTCACCGACGTCCCGCTGCACGTCGACTTCCTGCGCGTCTCCGCCGAAACCCGCACCACCGTGCAGGTTCCGGTCGAATTCGTCGACCAGGAGAAGTCGCCGGGCCTGAAGCGCGGCGGCGTGCTGAACATCGTCCGCCACGAGCTGGACGTGACCGTCTCCGCCGGCAACATCCCGGAGCAGATCACGATCTCCTGCGAGGGCTACGACGTCGGCGATTCGATCCACATTTCTTCGGTGAAGCTGCCGGAGGGTGTTGCCTCGACCATCACCGACCGCGACTTCACGATCGCCACGATCGTCGCCCCGTCGGGCCTGAAGTCCGAAGAGGCCGAGGGCACCGAGGCCGCCGCTTCCTGA
- the yjfF gene encoding galactofuranose ABC transporter, permease protein YjfF, which translates to MIHRFLPLLVTSAVLVVGFLLCAAQFPNFASLRVVGNLLTDNAFLGITAVGMTFVILSGGIDLSVGAVIGFTTVLLAVLIEQGGWHPFSAFAVALAVAGGFGAAMGAVIHVFQMPPFIVTLAGMFVARGLGFVLSTDSIPINHPLYAELGELALRFDGGGKLTLPALLMLGVVAAAVVCAHWTRFGANLYALGGNRQSAELMGVPVGRTTVAVYALSGLLAGLAGIVFSLYTGAGYSLAATGVELDTITAVVIGGTQLTGGYGYVIGTFIGVLIQGLIQTYITFDGSLSSWWTKIAIGVLLFVFILLQKGLLAVWTGRGGAPAEA; encoded by the coding sequence ATGATTCACCGCTTCCTTCCCCTGCTGGTGACCAGCGCCGTCCTGGTGGTCGGCTTCCTGCTCTGCGCCGCGCAGTTCCCCAACTTCGCCTCGCTGCGGGTCGTCGGCAACCTGCTGACCGACAACGCCTTCCTCGGCATCACGGCGGTCGGCATGACCTTCGTGATCCTGTCGGGCGGCATCGACCTGTCGGTGGGGGCGGTGATCGGCTTCACCACCGTGCTGCTGGCCGTGCTGATCGAACAGGGCGGCTGGCACCCCTTCTCCGCCTTCGCCGTGGCGCTGGCGGTGGCCGGTGGCTTCGGCGCGGCGATGGGCGCCGTCATCCACGTCTTCCAGATGCCGCCCTTCATCGTCACGCTGGCCGGCATGTTCGTCGCCCGCGGCCTCGGCTTCGTGCTGAGCACCGATTCAATTCCGATCAACCACCCGCTCTACGCCGAGCTGGGCGAACTCGCGCTGCGCTTCGATGGTGGGGGCAAGCTGACCCTGCCGGCGCTGTTGATGCTGGGGGTGGTGGCGGCTGCGGTGGTGTGCGCCCATTGGACGCGCTTCGGCGCCAACCTCTACGCGCTTGGCGGCAACCGGCAGTCGGCGGAGCTGATGGGCGTGCCGGTGGGGCGCACCACGGTGGCGGTCTACGCCCTGTCGGGGCTGCTGGCCGGGCTGGCGGGGATCGTCTTCTCGCTTTACACCGGGGCCGGCTATTCGCTGGCGGCGACGGGGGTGGAGCTGGACACCATCACCGCGGTGGTGATCGGCGGCACGCAGTTGACCGGGGGCTACGGCTACGTGATCGGCACCTTCATCGGCGTGCTGATCCAGGGTCTGATCCAGACCTACATCACTTTCGACGGCAGCCTCAGCAGTTGGTGGACGAAGATCGCCATCGGGGTCCTGCTGTTCGTCTTCATCCTGCTGCAGAAGGGCCTGCTGGCGGTCTGGACCGGCCGCGGCGGCGCCCCGGCGGAGGCGTAG
- the lgt gene encoding prolipoprotein diacylglyceryl transferase → MLAIAFPAIDPVAFELGPIVIRWYALAYLAGFVLGWRYCLALARSTPGRPSAEDYDDFLTWAVVGVILGGRIGYVLFYNLPFYLQNPLDALMVWHGGMSFHGGLIGVLGAILLFCWKRGLSPLAFGDLIAAAAPIGLFFGRIANFINGELYGRPAPDVSWAVVFPRDPLQVPRHPSQLYEAFLEGAVLFVLLAILVRMPAVRGRAGMTAGIFFIGYGLSRIIAEFFREPDAQLGFLYAGATMGQLLSVPMVLFGVWLVAQARRRPAAA, encoded by the coding sequence ATGCTCGCCATCGCCTTTCCCGCCATCGACCCCGTGGCGTTCGAACTCGGGCCGATCGTCATCCGCTGGTACGCGCTGGCCTATCTGGCGGGCTTCGTGCTCGGCTGGCGCTACTGCCTGGCGCTGGCCCGCAGCACGCCGGGCCGCCCCTCGGCGGAGGATTACGACGACTTCCTGACCTGGGCCGTGGTCGGCGTCATCCTGGGCGGGCGGATCGGCTACGTGCTGTTCTACAACCTGCCCTTCTACCTCCAGAATCCACTCGACGCGCTGATGGTCTGGCACGGCGGCATGTCCTTCCACGGCGGGCTGATCGGCGTGTTGGGCGCGATCCTGCTGTTCTGCTGGAAGCGGGGCCTGTCGCCACTGGCCTTCGGCGACCTGATCGCCGCAGCGGCCCCCATCGGGCTGTTCTTCGGCCGCATCGCCAACTTCATCAACGGCGAGCTGTACGGCCGCCCGGCGCCCGACGTGTCCTGGGCCGTGGTGTTCCCGCGCGACCCGCTGCAGGTGCCGCGGCACCCCAGCCAGCTCTATGAAGCCTTCCTGGAAGGGGCGGTTCTGTTCGTCCTCCTGGCCATCCTGGTGCGGATGCCGGCCGTGCGCGGTCGGGCCGGCATGACGGCGGGCATCTTCTTCATCGGCTACGGCCTGTCGCGAATCATCGCGGAGTTCTTCCGCGAGCCGGATGCGCAGCTGGGCTTCCTCTACGCCGGGGCGACGATGGGACAACTTCTGTCGGTGCCGATGGTTCTGTTCGGTGTGTGGCTGGTCGCCCAGGCCCGCCGCCGCCCCGCCGCCGCCTGA
- the pgeF gene encoding peptidoglycan editing factor PgeF — translation MITLGALNDITHIRHAFFTRTGGVSTGLYASLNVGYGSGDAPAAVAENRARAAARMDVPPERLVTCYQVHSPTCVAVTEPWTPDQAPHADAMATDRPGIALGILTADCAPVLFADEKSRVIGAAHAGWKGAKGGVLEATIARMEELGAKRNRIVAAIGPCIAQRSYEVGPEFPAPFLSEDPRNRDYFAPARRPDHFLFDLAGYITRRLGDTGVEIIQRCPNDTVVEEDRFFSYRRSCLRGEKDYGRGLSAIVLQG, via the coding sequence GTGATTACGCTTGGCGCGCTGAACGACATCACCCACATCCGACATGCCTTCTTCACCCGCACCGGCGGCGTGTCGACGGGGCTGTACGCCTCGCTGAACGTCGGCTACGGGTCCGGGGACGCGCCCGCCGCCGTGGCGGAGAACCGCGCGCGCGCCGCGGCCCGCATGGACGTTCCGCCGGAGCGGCTCGTCACCTGCTACCAGGTGCACAGCCCGACCTGCGTCGCCGTCACCGAGCCCTGGACGCCCGATCAGGCGCCCCACGCCGACGCCATGGCGACCGACCGTCCGGGGATCGCGCTGGGCATCCTGACCGCCGACTGCGCCCCGGTGCTGTTCGCCGACGAGAAGTCCCGCGTCATCGGCGCCGCCCACGCCGGCTGGAAGGGCGCCAAGGGCGGCGTTCTGGAGGCGACCATCGCGCGCATGGAGGAGCTGGGCGCCAAGCGCAACCGCATCGTCGCCGCCATCGGCCCCTGCATCGCCCAGCGCTCCTACGAGGTCGGTCCGGAATTCCCCGCCCCCTTCCTGTCGGAAGACCCGCGCAACCGCGATTATTTCGCGCCGGCCCGCCGCCCGGACCATTTCCTGTTCGATCTGGCCGGCTACATCACCCGCCGCCTGGGCGACACCGGGGTGGAGATCATCCAGCGCTGCCCCAACGACACGGTGGTCGAGGAGGACCGCTTCTTCAGCTACCGCCGGTCCTGCCTGCGCGGCGAGAAGGACTATGGGCGCGGCCTGTCGGCCATCGTCCTTCAGGGCTGA
- the rfaD gene encoding ADP-glyceromanno-heptose 6-epimerase, whose translation MIVVTGGAGFIGSNLVAALAARGITNVAVIDRFGDGEKWQNLAKRELATLVAPENALAFLDQHAAEIDVIFHLGAISATTERDVDKIVANNVALTLDLWRWSSWRGARLIYASSAATYGDGSAGFDDDGSPEALAALRPLNAYGWSKHLIDRRVARVVTEGDIVPPQWAGLKFFNVYGPNERHKDDMMSVVAKLHPKLKAGEPARLFKSHRPEFEDGGQLRDFIFVDDCVAVMLWLYDNPQVSGLFNVGTGKARSFKDLALATFAALGLEPRVEYFDMPAELQGKYQYFTEARTERLRAAGFDQPFTELEEGVRRYVQDFLSQPDPYR comes from the coding sequence ATGATCGTGGTCACCGGTGGGGCCGGTTTCATCGGCTCGAACCTCGTGGCGGCCCTGGCCGCGCGCGGAATCACCAACGTCGCGGTGATCGACCGCTTCGGCGACGGGGAGAAGTGGCAGAATCTCGCCAAGCGGGAACTCGCCACCCTCGTCGCTCCGGAGAACGCGCTCGCCTTCCTCGACCAGCACGCCGCCGAGATCGACGTGATCTTCCACCTCGGCGCCATCTCGGCGACGACGGAGCGCGACGTGGACAAGATCGTCGCCAACAACGTGGCGCTGACGCTGGACCTCTGGCGCTGGTCCTCCTGGCGGGGGGCGCGGCTGATCTACGCCTCCTCCGCCGCGACCTACGGCGACGGCTCCGCCGGCTTCGACGACGACGGGTCGCCGGAGGCGCTGGCGGCCCTGCGCCCGCTCAACGCCTATGGCTGGTCCAAGCATCTGATCGACCGCCGCGTCGCCCGCGTGGTGACGGAGGGCGACATCGTGCCGCCGCAGTGGGCGGGCCTGAAGTTCTTCAACGTCTACGGCCCGAACGAGCGGCACAAGGACGACATGATGAGCGTCGTCGCCAAGCTGCACCCCAAGCTCAAGGCCGGGGAGCCGGCGCGGCTGTTCAAGTCGCACCGTCCGGAGTTCGAGGACGGCGGGCAGCTCCGCGACTTCATCTTCGTGGACGACTGCGTGGCGGTGATGCTCTGGCTGTACGACAACCCGCAGGTCAGCGGGTTGTTCAACGTCGGCACCGGCAAGGCCCGCAGCTTCAAGGATCTGGCGCTCGCCACCTTCGCCGCTCTGGGGCTGGAGCCGCGCGTCGAGTATTTCGACATGCCGGCTGAGCTTCAGGGCAAATACCAGTATTTCACCGAGGCGCGCACCGAACGCCTGCGCGCCGCCGGATTCGACCAGCCCTTCACCGAGCTGGAAGAGGGCGTGCGCCGCTACGTCCAGGATTTCCTGTCGCAGCCCGACCCCTACCGCTGA
- a CDS encoding bacteriohemerythrin, translating to MTMDAHRDDTHRGDGRGGDGRGDWRSARMVLDNGGLDADHRMQHELIRRFVALPGEEAERKPALALLNELRRVSVRHFLREERVQASMRYPHLEEHRAQHRRLATLLDDIIGQVDAEESAFEYGYVKAKADELLQFWFFDHFVKADLPMKSHLAKFAVR from the coding sequence ATGACAATGGACGCGCACCGGGACGACACGCATCGGGGCGACGGGCGGGGCGGCGACGGGCGGGGCGATTGGCGCAGCGCGCGGATGGTGCTCGACAACGGCGGGCTGGACGCCGACCACCGGATGCAGCACGAGTTGATCCGCCGCTTCGTTGCCTTGCCGGGCGAGGAAGCGGAGCGCAAGCCGGCGCTGGCTCTGCTGAACGAGCTGCGCCGCGTCTCGGTCCGCCACTTCCTGCGGGAGGAGCGGGTCCAGGCCTCCATGCGCTACCCGCATCTGGAGGAGCACCGGGCGCAGCACCGCCGGCTGGCCACCCTGCTGGACGACATCATCGGGCAGGTGGACGCCGAGGAGTCGGCCTTCGAGTACGGCTATGTGAAGGCCAAGGCGGACGAGCTTCTGCAATTCTGGTTCTTCGACCATTTCGTGAAGGCCGACCTGCCCATGAAATCGCACCTTGCGAAGTTCGCTGTGCGGTGA